A window from Cinclus cinclus chromosome 4, bCinCin1.1, whole genome shotgun sequence encodes these proteins:
- the IRAG2 gene encoding inositol 1,4,5-triphosphate receptor associated 2 — MGIYKIFDKRREMKKSLECGAKKRHHNPVDSICKKIKSIRMMDQVSNPALQIPKFQSRNFDSPQSNTKKNLEEILKGRTCRTQESTCLPLASPGSDSIFFADSPGPGATSDSCSVNATSPILKSNERSSISWVPHSAMGNSSPYCFGPQEANAQNKPCASANAEPKDVRPKQKYLTSSPNLYFFTSEKKPASAVPKPPVPKKFPSSERGGRQILGSKADSMYDVSLICEEDLLTTIFCACDIHCTGKVAVSKIVDYLRHTTSRGSEDSGLEELCNMLDPEHKDISVDLETYHAVMGEWIEDCKRKCEEGATEESSASMEDLEFQVPQNISEAKKTRVRMNVTSGSLEAFGGDVSKGDMETSDLITCVADLQYNNQKLQEENNKLKLTLEAVDETNSKLLADNEHLRQQLKSVQHSVLKAKSLEEELEEARNSMNVSEEKREQILWQNKQLEKENQSLNIKVTSLQEEIIKNRMDNDGLQKKFLELSKNAAQLQIQAHIYESTVVNKEASLIQKEQDIKELKLTIVECSSVIETLRAEKNKLLENIQHVQQEMISNGLSFPLLYKFNSNIPEGVNSLHCELELAQSFEMIRTERTSLDETLDREVLLLLQGPEYAGEKFKTIMQNLQEQASEAEELVMGSLEWVKDPDEDLQQAWERKLVALKQELGEKRHLWTQKLQLLEKCKESLDKDFIRVAGNLRRTKTEQLHLRKELSARQHEIETAKQLQEEAAGQAEALRLELQKATKHAEDQVEAFHSACEEAASLKSKLEEAISEQQKLRDVNAALASTCQLLQEKVEDHKTTANALRWELLQKRLCEFLCQCCAELESDYTLLPASTEHVKGKELHCSKQPWSEGPTLYSDFPWALPLGVSHWYSSPLLDALTLETSCPNNPPRHSWDQPCRQSSGSCTLGRCDVGHVFGSDVTSGECRWKICSADDYTDADLPVSITMMDSSLAETDRGEPTSAATLIPSSDNLISAPEALASSVESKAPVPGCLTIEEGSSKGLHERGEDVPTSVATETNSNKDPAAPMSGSSLIKKESCLVMEEHKSVFQNVLKQDAEMEQEKKNNNKEQSDEAPAVVPSRKGSSPTAGGIKGDKSKQNEPDSPNEKEVEAEFLRLSLGFKCDLFTLDKRVKLEERSRDLAEENLKKEITNAVKMLEALVPLCEEDNQAQEIIKKLQKSLQFLSQYAARVASRAEMLGAINQESRVSKAVEVMIQHVENLKRMYAKEHAELEELKQVLLQNERSFSSLGDRDESMNKKLPSPFNFKPSSTLRRVSIATVPRSAGNAGIGVPLAQFHEPDGDERSDRFSRRSSSWGRLGVKQNEKRPSLQRFLSTYSWAEYEEEHFETKNEQLESPAEVQEQPTRKESISEKGKCPSKWTLESMYNLMSAWASHFKDSFCNANKTLWVSVSILVLLAALTSFLTGLSLQRPADAAPVGTGDSWTSLQQLLWPYTGLQHHGPPPV; from the exons ATGGGCATTTACAAG ATATTTGAcaagagaagagaaatgaagaagtCTTTGGAATGTGGTGCTAAGAAACGACACCACAACCCAGTGGACAGCATCTGCAAGAAGATCAAATCCATCCGAATGATGGACCAAGTCTCCAACCCGGCTTTGCAGATACCAAAATTTCAGTCCCGGAACTTTGACAGCCCACAGAGCAATactaaaaaaaatctggaagaaATACTGAAAGGGAGAACCTGCAGAACCCAAGAGAGTACTTGTTtgcccctggccagccctggcAGTGACAGCATTTTCTTTGCAGACTCGCCCGGTCCTGGGGCCACCTCTGACTCCTGCTCTGTAAATGCCACCTCTCCAATCCTTAAAAGCAATGAGAGATCCAGCATCTCGTGGGTGCCTCACTCTGCCATGGGGAACTCTTCTCCATACTGCTTTGGACCCCAGGAGGCCAATGCTCAGAACAAACCGTGTGCTTCAGCAAATGCTGAACCTAAAGATGTGCGGCCCAAGCAGAAGTATCTGACATCAAGTcctaatttatatttcttcacATCTGAAAAAAAGCCAGCAAGTGCTGTGCCAAAACCTCCTGTGCCAAAGAAGTTTCCTTCAAGTGAAAGAG GAGGGAGGCAGATTTTGGGGTCCAAGGCTGACAGTATGTACGATGTGAGCTTGATCTGTGAAGAGGACCTGCTGACCACCATCTTCTGTGCATGTGACATCCACTGCACAG GAAAAGTGGCAGTGTCCAAGATAGTTGATTATTTGAGACATACGACCAGCCGTGGATCAGAGGACAGTGGCCTCGAAGAGTTGTGCAACATGCTTGACCCGGAGCACAAAGATATCTCCGTGGACCTGGAAACGTATCACGCCGTCATGGGGGAGTGGATTGAAGACTGTAAGAGAAAATG CGAAGAAGGTGCTACTGAGGAATCATCAGCAAGCATGGAAGACCTGGAATTTCAAGTACCTCAAAACATCTCTGAAG CCAAGAAGACACGTGTCAGAATGAATGTTACATCAGGAAGCCTGGAGGCCTTTGGGGGTGATGTATCTAAAGGAGACAT GGAGACCTCTGACTTGATAACCTGCGTTGCGGACCTGCAGTACAACAACCAGAAGCTTCAGGAAGAGAACAACAAGCTGAAGCTCACCCTGGAAGCTGTGGATGAGACCAACAGCAAGCTCCTGGCAGATAATGAGCATCTACGTCAGCAATTAAAAAG TGTCCAGCACTCTGTGTTGAAAGCCAAATCCCTGGAAGAAGAGCTAGAGGAAGCAAGAAACAGCATGAACGTGtcagaagagaagagagagcagATTCTTTGGCAGAACAAACAGCTA gaaaaagaaaatcagtctcTCAACATCAAAGTTACTTCTCTCCAGGAAGAG ATTATTAAGAATAGAATGGACAACGATGGGCTGCAAAAGAAGTTTTTGGAGCTGTCTAAAAATGCGGCGCAACTTCAA ATCCAAGCCCATATCTATGAGAGCACTGTGGTGAATAAAGAGGCAAGCCTGATCCAG aaggagcaggacATCAAGGAACTCAAGTTAACCATTGTGGAGTGTTCCTCAGTAATAGAG ACACTGCgggctgaaaaaaataaactgctgGAGAACATCCAACATGTGCAGCAAGAGATGATCTC GAATGGATTGAGTTTCCCATTGCTGTATAAATTTAACAGCAATATTCCTGAAGGGGTTAATTCACTGCACTGTGAACTGGAGCTTGCACAGTCTTTTGAG ATGATCAGGACTGAACGGACATCCCTGGATGAAACACTGGACCGTGAAGTGCTGCTTTTGCTTCAGGGGCCTGAATATGCAGGAGAAAAATTCAAGACTATCATGCAAAACCTG caagAGCAAGCCTCTGAAGCAGAGGAGCTTGTCATGGGTTCATTAGAATGGGTGAAAGATCCTGATGAGGACCTGCAACAGGCTTGGGAAAGAAAACTTGTG GCTCTCAAGCAAGAGCTAGGAGAAAAAAGACATCTTTGGACACAGAAACTCCAGCTTTTGGAAAAATGCAAGGAGTCCTTAGACAAGGATTTTATTCGAGTGGCAGGAAACCTGAGGAGAACCAAGACAGAGCAACTTCACTTAAGGAAAGAGCTCTCTGCTAG GCAGCACGAGATAGAAACTGCCAAACAGCTACAAGAAGAAGCTGCTGGCCAGGCAGAAGCCCTGCGTTTGGAGCTGCAGAAAGCTACCAAGCAT GCGGAGGATCAAGTTGAAGCATTTCACTCTGCTTGTGAGGAAGCAGCATCCTTGAAAAGCAAGTTGGAGGAAGCcatttctgagcagcagaagCTCAGGGATGTGAATGCAGCTTTAGCAAGCACTTGCCAGTTGCTTCAGGAGAAGGTGGAGGACCACAAAA CAACTGCTAATGCCCTGAGATGGGAACTGCTGCAGAAGCGACTCTGTGAATTTCTGTGCCAG TGCTGTGCAGAGTTAGAATCTGACTACACTCTGCTGCCCGCGTCAACTGAACACGTAAAAGGGAAG GAGCTCCATTGCTCCAAACAACCATGGAGTGAAGGACCCACCTTGTACTCTGACtttccctgggcactgcccttGGGTGTTTCACACTGGTACAGCTCCCCTCTGCTAG ATGCGCTGACCTTGGAGACCTCCTGCCCAAATAACCCTCCTAGGCACAGCTGGGACCAGCCTtgcaggcagagctctgggagTTGCACCTTGGGCAGGTGTGATGTGGGACACGTGTTCGGCTCAGATGTGACATCAGGAGAATGCAG GTGGAAAATATGCTCTGCTGATGACTACACTGATGCAGACCTTCCTGTTTCCATTACAATGATGGACTCTTCACTTGCTGAG ACTGACCGTGGGGAGCCAACATCAGCAGCCACTCTGATCCCATCCAG TGATAACTTAATATCAGCCCCAGAAGCTCTTGCATCTTCAGTGGAAAGCAAAGCCCCAGTACCAG GCTGCCTCACTATAGAGGAAGGCTCATCCAAGGGCTTGCATGAGAGAGGGGAAGATGTGCCAACTTCTGTGGCAACGGAGACAAACAGCAATAAGGACCCAGCTGCTCCCATGTCAG GATCAAGTCTGATTAAGAAGGAATCCTGCCTGGTGATGGAAGAACACAAGTCTGTGTTTCAGAATGTTTTGAAGCAAGATGCG gagatggagcaggaaaagaaaaataataataaagagcAGAGTGATGAAGCACCAGCTGTGGTTCCCAGCAGGAAAG GGAGTTCACCCACTGCAGGTGGCATTAAAGGAGATAAATCCAAGCAAAATGAGCC tgaCTCCCCAAATGAGAAGGAAGTGGAG GCTGAATTTCTGAGGCTGTCTTTAGGTTTTAAGTGTGACTTGTTTACCTTGGACAAAAGAGTGAAGCTTGAAGAGAGGTCCCGAGACCTGGCTGAAGAAAACTTGAAAAAGGAGATCACAAATGCTGTGAAGATGTTAGAG GCACTAGTTCCTTTGTGTGAAGAAGATAACCAAGCACAGGAGATCATTAAGAAGCTACAGAAAAGCCTGCAGTTCCTTAGCCAATATGCAGCTCGAGttgccagcagagcagagatgtTGGGAGCTATTAATCAG GAGAGCCGGGTGAGCAAGGCTGTGGAAGTGATGATCCAGCACGTAGAGAACCTGAAGCGCATGTACGCCAAAGAACACGCGGAGCTCGAGGAGCTCAAGCAGGTCCTGCTCCAGAACGAGAGGTCCTTCAGCTCCCTTGGAGACAGAG ATGAATCAATGAATAAGAAGCTACCAAGTCCTTTTAACTTTAAG CCCTCATCAACCCTGCGGAGAGTTAGCATTGCAACAGTGCCCAGGAGTGCTGGGAATGCAGGGATTGGGGTGCCACTG GCCCAGTTCCATGAGCCTGATGGGGATGAACGGAGTGACAGATTCAGCAGGAGATCAAGTAGTTG GGGCAGGCTAGGGGTAAAGCAGAATGAGAAGCGTCCTTCGCTGCAGAGGTTCCTCAGCACCTATTCCTGGGCAGAGTATGAAGAAGAGCATTTTGAAACCAA AAATGAGCAGTTGGAGTCTCCTGCTGAAGTACAGGAACAGCCAACTAGGAAGGAAAGCAtctctgaaaaaggaaaatgcccATCCAAATGGACCCTGGAGTCAAT